Within the Pseudomonas oryzae genome, the region CCGGACAGCGCATGCAGCTGCGCGCCGGCGGCGAGGATGTCGAGCTGGGAGCCGCTGGTGCGGGTCCTGATCGCCAGCTCGGCGTCGCGCAGGCCGGTGAGATAGCCGATGCGGGTGAACAGGCCACGGGTGTACTCGACACCCATGGATTCCAGCAGCTCCTGGCGCATGGCGCCGAAGGCTTCGGCGTGGACCAGCAGCATGCGCTTCTCGCCGAGCCAGATCAGCCCTTCCCGCGGGTTGAAGTACAGGTGCTCGGCGAGGTCCTGCATGTCCGGAAAACGCAGGTCGGTGATGATGCCACGCGCGTCGCCGCGCATTCCCTTGCCTGCGCCTGCGCTGTTTTCGGTCGTGGTCATGGTGATGTCCGTTGTCGTTTTTGCTTGTCGAGGGCTCTGCCGGCCGTTTTCAGCTTCGCCCGCCCGCTTCGGCGCCGGCAAGGGAAAGTTGCGATTTTTCATCGCGGATTTTCTGAGGCTTGCGAATTTTCGCAAGGCCGGCCCGACGCCCGAGGCGCTGCCTGGAGCCTTCCGCAAGCGCCTGTTGATTTCCTATCTATCTGATTCAAAAGGATTTTTCTGTCGATTCTGACGGCCTCCACGAACTTGGCACGCCGCTCGCTATGTTCCTCGCAAGACGAAGCCCCGCTCCGGGGCACTTATAAAAACAACAGAGGAACGAGCAGTGGCAGAGATCAACTCACTCGGTTACGTCGGTCTGGGCGTCAGCGATCTGGAGCAGTGGCAGTGGTTCGCCACCGAGATTCTCGGCATGCAGGTGGGCGAGCGCGATGCCCAGGGCATGAGCCTGCGCATGGACGAGCACCAGCAGCGGATCTTCCTCGAGGAGAACAGCGCCGACGACCTGCTGGTCGCCGGCTGGGAGCTGAAGACCGAGCGGGCGCTCGAGGAGTACGTCGCCGAGCTGCGCGAGAAGGGTGTCGAGGTCAGCGCGCTGCCGGCCGATCTGCTCAAGCGCCGCAAGGTGGAGAAGGCCTACGCCTGCCAGGACCCCAACGGTTTCACCCACGAGTTCTATTTCGGCGCCCATGTGGCCAGGCTGCAGGAGCCGTTCCGCTCCAGCGTGCTGAAAAGCCGCTTCGTCTGCGGCGAGCTGGGTGTCGGCCACATCCTGCCGTTCGCCAAGGCCGGCAAGGGCGAGCAGACCCTGAGCTTCTACAAGGACGTGCTCAAGCTGCGGGTCAGCGACTACATCCGCGAGGAGATCATGCCCGGCGTGCTGGTCGACGCCACCTTCTTCCACACCGCCAGCGGCCGCCACCACTCCATCGCCACCGCCGAGAACCCGATGGCGACCAAGACCCTCAACCACATCATGTTCCAGGTCGAGGACATCGACGACGTCGGCCTGGCCTACGACCGCGTCGCCGCCGCCGGCATCCCGGTGGCCCTGGAGCTCGGCCATCACCCGAACGACCGCATGTTCTCCTTCTACGCGCGCACGCCGTCCGGCTTCAACTTCGAGTTCGGCTGGGGCGGGGTGGTGATCGACGCGGCCAACTGGGAAGTGCGCAGCTACTCGCAGCTGAGCGACTGGGGCCACAAGCGCAACCAGATCGCCTGACCGGCACCACGGAGAACCGAACATGAGTATCTGGCTGGATTTCCTCGGCGCCGAGATTCGTTTCGTCGAGCTGCCCACCTACGGTCGCACCCGCATCGCCGAGGCCGGCAAGGGCAAGGCCGAGACGCTGATCCTGATGCACGGCATCGGCGGCCATCTGGAGGCCTACGCGAAGAACGTGGTGGCCCTCGGCGAGCACTACCACGTGATCGCCTTCGACTACGTCGGCCACGGCCTGTCGGCGAAGAAGACCGATATCGAGTACTCGATCGCCGACTACGTCGAACAGCTGCGCGAGCTGATGGATGTCCTCGACATCCCGCAGGCGCACATCTCCGGCGAGTCGCTGGGCGGGGTGGTCACCGGCGAGTTCGCCGTGCGCTACCCGCAGCGCATCAGGCGCGCGGTGCTCAACACCACCGGCGGCATCCCGGTGGTCAGCGACAAGGGCCGCGCCGACCTCAAGTACCTGGCCGAACTGTCGGCCCGCAGCTTCGGCCAGGCGCCGACCTTCGACAGCATCCGCGAGCGCATGCAGTGGCTGCTGTTCGAAGGCAACTGGCACCTGCTGAGCGACGAGCTGATCGCCACCCGCCTGGCCTTCTACTCCTCGGCCGGCTACCAGCAGTGTGCGCCGCTGATCTACTCGCGCCTCAAGCGGGTCAAGGAGGGCGGCACGCCCGACATGATCGAGCTGGAGCAGGTGCAGTGCGAAACCCTGCTGCTGTGGACCAGCCACAACCCGATCCACGACGTGGCCGCCGCCGAGGCCGCCCTGCCGCGTCTGCCCCGGGGCCAGCTGTACGTGATGAAGACCGAGGCCGGGCACTGGCCGCAGTACGAGGACCCCGAGGAGTTCAACGGCGTGATGCTGAAGTTCCTCGCCAGCGGACAGCTCTAAATCCCGCACAACGCTCAACCGCATCTCCCCGCCGCCCATTGCGGGCGGTGGGCTGCCGATAACAAGAACAGAGAGATCACAGCATGAACCAAGTCCTGAAGAAGTCCGACCTGCAGGCCTGCGAGCCGATTCCCAGCGAAGCCGAGATCCTGCAGCGCGCCCGCGACCTGATCCCGATGCTGCTGGACAAGGCGACCTCGGTAGAAAAGAACCGCATGGTCTCGAAGGAAACCATCCAGGCCTTCGTCGATGCCGGGTTCTTCAAGATCCTCCAGCCGGCGGCCTTCGGCGGCTGGGAGATGAATCCCAGCGTGTTTTACAAGGTGCTGATGGAACTGGGCCGCGGCTGCTGCAGCAGCGCCTGGAACATGATGATCCTCGGCATCCACCAGTGGGAATTCGGCAGCATGCCCGAGCAGGCCTGCGTCGACGTGTGGGGCGAGGACGACCGCGCCATCATCGCCTCGTCCTACCCGCCCTTCGGCAAGCTCGAGGAGGTCGATGGCGGCTACCGCATCAGCGGCACCTGGAAGACCTCCAGCGGTTGCGACCACGGCCAGTGGGCCTTCCTCGGCGGCCTGCGCAAGGACGCCAACGGCAAGGTGATCGACCGCCTGTCCATGCTGGTGCCGGCCACCGACTACGAGATCATCGACGACTGGCACACCTTCGGCCTGGCCGGCACCGGCAGCAAGAGCCTGCTGGTCAGGGATGCCTTCGTGCCGGCCCACCGGGTGCACAGCCTGATCAGGTACGAGTACAGCGAGCGCGGCAACCACTACCTGTATCCGTTCAACCAGGTGTTCTTCGGAGCGGTGTCCTCGCTGATCGTCGGCATGGCCCAGGGCGGCGTCGACGAGTACATCCGCCAGATGAGCGTGCGCACCAACACCACCGACGGCAACAGCGCGGCGCTCAGCCCCTACGTCAAGGATCGCCTGGGCAACGCCGTGGTGCGCGTGCGCACCGCCCGCGCCCGCCTGCTGCAGATGATGGCCGAGACCACCGAGATCGTGGAGCGCCGCGAGCTGGTGCCGACCCATGACCGCGTGCACTACATGCTCGACATCGCCCGCGTCGGCCGCGAGTGCGAGGAGGCGGTGATGCTGCTGTTCAAGGCCACCTCGGCGCGCGGCATCTACCTGGACAACCCGCTGCAGCGGATCCTGCGCGACGTCATCGCCGCCGCCAACCACATCACCCAGAACGCCGACGACACCGCCGGCATGCTCGGCGCCTACCTGCTGGGCCAGCAGCTGCCGCCGATGATCTTCGGCCTGGAGCCGGTATCCATCCACGACTGAGGAGAATGCGGGGGAATCCGAACGTCCGTATGTGTGCATCTGCCGGCCGCCGGGGCCGGCAGACATCCCGATAACAATAAAAGCGCTCAAGCGTAATTCGAGGTATCCACATGACTTCCAAGAAAGCCGCGCGGCCAGTCGACTCTGCCTGCGCAGTGGAAAAGGCCTTCAAGCTGTCCGCACTGACCGTCGCCATCGTCCTGCTGCCGAACATGTCGGCACAGGCCTTCCAGTTCGATACCGGCAGCGACATCGAGGTGCGCTGGGACAACACCCTCAAGTACAGCAACGCCTGGCGGATCAAGGACCAGCACGACAAGCTGGTCGCCGATCCCAACCTGGACGACGGCGACCGCAACTTCGACCAGGGGCTGATCTCCAACCGTGTCGACCTGCTGTCCGAACTGGACGTCAAATACCAGGACGTCGGCTTCCGTGTCAGCGGCGCGGCCTGGTACGACGACGTCTACAACAAGGACAACGACAACGACTCGCCCTTCACCGCCAACTCGTTCAGCGTCGACCACGACGAGTTCACCGACGAGACCCGCGACCTGCACGGCCGCGATGCGGAGTTCCTCGACGCCTTCGCCTACGGCAAGTTCACCATGGGCGAGGAGATGTGGGGCGTGGCGCGCCTGGGCCAGCATGCGCTGCTCTACGGCGAGAGCCTGTTCTTCGGCAACAACGGCATCGCCGCCGCCCAGCAGCCGATCGACGCGGTCAAGGCGCTGTCGGTACCCAACTCGCAGTTCAAGGAGCTCGGCCTGCCGGTCAAGCAGTTCTCCACCCAGCTGCAGCTGACCCCCAACTTCTCGGTGGGCGCCTACTACCAGTTCGAGTGGGAGCGCACCCGCATCCCCGGCGCCGGCAGCTACTTCAGCCCGGCCGACCTGCTCGACGAGGGCGGCGAGCGCATCATCCTCGCCACGGTGCCGGGCGTCGGCCCGGTGGCCTCCTTCTACCGCGGCAAGGACATCGAGGCGCGCGACTCCGGGCAGGGCGGCATCCAGCTGCGCTACCGCTCGGATGCACTGGATACCGACTTCGGCCTGTACGCGGTGCGCTACCACGACAAGAACTTCCAGGTGCAGGTGCGCCCGGGCGCCAATGTCGGCCCGAGCCAGCCGGCGGACAAGCAGGGCGAGTACATGCTGGTGTTCCCCGAGGACATCACCGCCTTCGGCTTCAGTGCCAACCGCGGCATCGGCAACGCCAACGTCGGCTTCGAGGCGTCGATCCGCCACGACGCACCGCTGGTCAGCCTGACCGTGGCCGACCTCAGCGCGGTGGCGCCGGTGGCGGTCGGTGACAACGACCACAACCCGCTGTACGCCATCGGCAAGACCGCCCACGCGCAGATCAACATGATCAACGTGCTGCCCACCGGCACCTTCTGGGATTCGGCGACCATCCTCGCCGAGCTGGCGTGGAACCGCACGCTGAGCGTGGACAAGAACCGCGAGAGCCTCGACCCCAACTCGACCCGCGACGCCACCGCCATGCGCGTGGTGTTCACCCCGACCTACTTCCAGGTGCTCGACGGGCTCGACCTGTCGGTGCCGATGGGCTTCGGCTACGGCATCGACGGCCGTTCCTCGGCGGTCGGCGGCTTCAGCCAGGCCAAGGGCGGCAACTACAACATCGGCATCGCCGGCGACTACCTGAAGTCGATCAACTTCAGCCTGTCCTACAACGGCTACTTCGGGCCCTCGGCGCCGATCAACATCGGCGGCATCAAGACCTACGAGCAGACCAACGCCGACCGCGACTTCATCGCCTTCAGCGTCTCGCACACTTTCTGAGGTGTTGACCATGTACAAGAACAACAAAGCCCGTTTCCTGACTTGCGTATCCCTGCTGTCGCTGTGCATCGGCGCCGCCCATGCGGCGGTCAGCCCGCAGGAGGCCGAGGCCCTCAAGGGCAAGCTGACGCCGATTGGCGCCGAGCGTGCCGGCAACGCCGACGGCAGCATCCCGGCCTGGAACGGCGGCTTCACCGAGGTGCCGGCCGGCTACCAGCAGGGGCAGCGCAACGTCGATCCGTTCGCTGCCGACAAGCCGCTGTACACCATCACCGCGGCCAATCTCGACCAGTACAAGGACAAGCTGTCCGAGGGCGTGATCCAGCTGTTCAGGGACAACCCGCAGACCTTCCGCATCGACGTCTATCCGACCCGGCGCACCGCGGCGGCGCCGCAGTGGGTGTACGACAACACCTACAAGAACGCCACCCGCGCCACCCTGGAGAACGACGGCCTGACCGTGAAGGGCGCCTACGGCGGCGTGCCCTTCCCGATCCCCCAGTCGGGCCTCGAGGTGCACTGGAACCACATGACCCTGTGGCGCGGCGAATCCACCCACACCAGGTACAAGGTGTGGACCACCACCGCCGACGGCAAGCAGGTGCTGGCCACCGCCGCGGTCGACGACGGCCAGTATCCCTACTACTACAAGGACGGCTCGCTGGAGAGCACGCCCAACCCCAACTACATGCTGGCGATCCAGTCCACCTACGCGCCGGCCTTCCGCGCCGGCGAGGCGCTGATGGTGCACAACGTGCTCGACCACGTTAAGGGCCGCACCCTGTGGCAGTACCTGGCCGGCCAGCGCCGCGTGCGCCGCGCGCCGAGCATCAACTTCGACACCCCCAACGTGGTGGCCTCCGGGGTCAACTTCGTCGACGAGACCTTCGGCGGCGGCGGCTCGCCCGAGCGCTACGACTGGAAGCTGATCGGCAAGCGGGAAATGATCATTCCCTACAACAGCAACAAGCTGCTGGCCAACGCCGACCAGGCGGTGATGGATCAGCGCCATGCCAAGCCGGAGATGATGCGCTGGGAGCTGCACCGCGTCTGGGAGGTGGAGGCGACCCTCAAGCCCGGCAAGCGCCACGCCGTGCCCAAGCGCAAGTACTACTACGACGAGGACAACTGGGGCACCGCCATCCTCGACGGCTGGGACGCCGAGGGCACCCTGTGGCGCACCGCGCTGACCACCCCGTTCGCCGCGCCGGATATCCCGGCCACGGTGAACTACTGCACCGGTTTCTTCCATGACCACCGCACCAAGGCCTGGGTCTACAACTGCGCCCTGGGCGATGCCGGCAAGGACCAGTACGCCATGGCCGAGCGCCGCCGCGAGAGCTACTTCTCGCCGGAATCGCTGATGACCCAGAGCGCACGCTGAGTTCCGATGCGCACGGGCTGCCTGCCCCGCTGCGGCGGGGCGGGCAGCCCGTGCGGTGCCCTGTGGTAGCGGAGATTCCGACAGTGAAAAGAACAATGATCGCCTTGTGCATATCCCTGGTCGGACTGGTTGTGGCGGAGTCGAACGCCTTCGCCGATACCGAGAAGCGGCCGGAGGTCGTCCGTGACGTACCTGACACCCTGCAGCAGCCGGCCCTGCGCTCGCCCCTGGCGGCGCGCTCGCTGCTCAATGCCGTGGCCAGCGCCGGCGAGCGCATCGTCGCGGTGGGTGCGCGCGGCCACATCGTCTATTCCGACGACCGCGGGCAGAGCTGGCAGCAGGCCGAGGTGCCGGTCTCGGTGACCCTGACCGGCGTGTGCTTCGCCGACCGCGACACCGGCTGGGCAGTCGGCCACCGCGGCGTGATCCTCAAGACCGTCGACGGCGGACGCAGCTGGAGCAAGCGCTTCGACGGCCTGCAGGCCGCCACCGCCATCGTCCAGGCCCGCGAGCTGCAGGACCCGGAGCGCGCCCACGATGCGCGGCGCCTGCAGATGGAGGGCGCCGACAAGCCGCTGCTCGACGTGCAGTGCCTCGATCGCCAGCGGGTGGTGGCCGTCGGCGCCTACGGTTTCGGCTTCGTCACCCACGATGGCGGCGACACTTGGCTGCCCTCGCTGGCGCTGCTGGACGGCACCGAGCAGCGCCACGTCAACGTCGTCCGCGAACACGGCGGGCAGCTCTACCTGGCCGGCGAGCTGGGCATGCTGCTGCGTCTGGACAGCGACCTGCAGCAGCTCGAGCCGCTTGGCGAGCCCTATCCGGGCAGCTTCTTCGGCCTGGTCGTCACCCGCAGCGGCCATCTGCTGGCCTTCGGCCTGCGCGGCAACCTGTTCCGCTCCGGCGATGGCGGCGCCAGCTGGCAGCAGGTCGAGTTCGCCGGCAGCCAGAGCCTTACCGCCGGGGTCAACCTGGCCGACGGCGGCATCCTGCTGGTCGACGAGTCCGGCGCCGGCTGGCTGAGCCGCGACGACGGGCAGAGCTTCCGGCCGGTCAGGCCCAGCGCCCAGTTCCCCTTCGCCGGCCTGCTGGCCACCAGCGATGGCGGCAGCGTGGCGGTCGGAGTCAATGGCGTTTCCTTCTTCGAGCCGGGCGCGCTGCGTTGAGTCGGTCAATAACAAGAGGTCAATAACATGGCTATCGGTCATTCCACCGACGATTTCGCCGCCATCGCATCCCTTGCGGATTTCGACAGGCATTCGGGCAACCGCCTGGAGCGCCTGCTGTTCAACCATCGCAGCCTGGTGATCGGCGTCTGCCTGCTGCTGACGCTGCTGTTCGCGGTCGCCGCCACCGGCCTGCGCCTGAACGCCAGCTTCCTCAAGACCATCCCGGCCAACCATCCGTTCGTGCTCAACTTCCTCGCGCATGCCGACGAGCTCAAGGGCAGCGCCAATGCCGTGCGCATCGCCGTGGCGGTGCCGGAGGGGCGCGAGGGCGACATCTTCAGCGCCGAGTACATGGAGACCCTCCGGCAGATCAACGACGACCTGTACCTGGTGCCGGGCGTCGACCGTGCCTTCATGAAGTCGCTGTGGACGCCGCTGACCCGCTGGCAGGGCGTCACCGAGGAGGGCTTCGACGGCGGCCCGGTGGTGCCGGACGGCTTCGACGGCAGCGCCGAGAGCCTGGCGATCCTGCGCGCCAACGTCGAACGCTCCGGCGAGATCGGCCAGCTGGTGGCGCGCGACCTGCGCTCGACCATCGTCCATGTGCCGCTGCTGGACATCGACCCCAAGACCGGCCAGGCGCTCGACTACCAGACCCTGTCCGACGCCCTGGAGGAGATCCGCAGCCGCTACCAGGCCAAGGGCATGGACATCCACATCATCGGCTTCGCCAAAGTGATGGGCGACCTGATCGCCGGCCTGCAGGCGGTGCTCGGCTTCTTCGCCGTGGCGGTGCTGATCACCACGGCGATCCTCTACTACTTCACCCGCTGCTGGCGCAGCACCCTGGTGGTGCAGGGCTGCACCCTGGTCGGGGTGATCTGGCTGCTCGGCTGCCTGCCGCTGCTGGGCTACGAGCTCAATCCCTACTCGATCCTCATCCCGTTCCTGGTCTACGCCATCGGCGTCAGCCACGGCGCGCAGAAGATGAACGGCATCATGCAGGACGTCGGCCGCGGCACCCACAAGCTGATCGCCGCGCGCTACACCTTCCGCCGCCTGTTCGCCGCCGGGATGACCGCGCTGCTCGCCGACGTGGTCGGCTTCGCCGTGCTGACCATCGTCGATGTGCCGGTGATCCAGGAGCTGGCGATCATCGCCAGCGTCGGCGTGGGCATCCTGGTGTTCACCAACCTGGCGCTGCTGCCGATCATGCTGTCGTACACCGGCGTTTCCCCGCTCGCCGCCGCGCGCAGCCTCAAGCTGGAAGCGGGCGAGGCGGGCGGTCCGCGCCTGCTCGGCGTGTTCGAGCGCTTCACCGGCCCGCGGCCGGCGGCGCTGGCGCTGCTGGTGGCGCTGGGCATCGGCCTGTTCGCGCTGCTGGTCGGCCGCGAGCTGAAGGTCGGCGACCTCGATCCGGGCGCCCCCGAGCTGCGCGCCGACTCGCGCTACAACCGCGACAACCAGTTCGTCATCGGCCACTACCAGGCCAGCAGCGACGTGTTCGTGGTGATGGTCGCCACCCCTGCCGGCCAGTGCATCGACTACGCCACCCTGCGCAAGGTCGAGGAGCTGGAGTGGCGCCTGCGCCAGCTGCCGGGCGTCGAGGGCACCAGCTCCATCGCCGGGCTGGCGCGCAAGATCAACGTCGGCATGAACGAGGGCAACCTCAAGTGGAACGAGCTGCTGCCCAACCAGGCGATGATCAACGCCGCCGCCATCCGCTCGCCGCGCGAGCTGTTCAATGACACCTGCGACCTGCTGTCGGTGTATGCCTACCTCAAGGACCACAAGGCCGACACCCTGAGCGATGTGGTGGCGGTCACCGAGCGCTTCGCCGCCGAGTACGACGACCAGCGCGCGCGCTTCCTGCTGGCGGCGGGCAATGCCGGCATCGAGAGCGCCACCAACATCGTGGTCAAACAGGCCAACGGCCAGATGCTGCTGGGCGTGTACCTGGCGGTGACCCTGCTGTGCTTCGCCGCCTTCCGCTCCTGGCGCGCGGTGGTCTGCGCCATCCTGCCGCTGATCCTCACCTCGCTGCTGGCCGAGGCGCTGATGGTCAAGCTGGGCATGGGCCTCAAGGTGGCGACCCTGCCGGTGGTGGCCCTGGGCGTCGGCATCGGCGTCGACTACGCGCTGTACATTCTCAGCGTCACCCTGTTCTGGCTCAAGCGCGGCGCCTCGCTGGCCGAGGCCTACGCCCGGGCCCTGCAGTTCACCGGGCGGGTGGTGGTGTTCACCGGCCTGACCCTGTCGCTCGGCGTGGTGACCTGGATCTTCTCGCCGATCAAGTTCCAGGCCGACATGGGCGTGCTGCTGACCTTCATGTTCCTCTGCAACATGCTGGTGGCCCTGGTGCTGGTCCCGGCGCTGGCCTGCTTCATGCTCAGGCCGGCGGCGACTGTGGCCTGCGCCAGCAGCCAGGAGGTGCCGGCATGAGCCTGCACCCCAACCCCGGCGCCAGCACCCAGCGCCTGAGCGATCCGCTCAGCCTGCCGGCGGCCCACCAGGCCATCGCCGCCGCCCTGCGTCACGCCGAGGAGCGTGGCCTGCGGGTCAGCGTCGCGGTGGTCGATGCCGGCGGCCATCTGCTGGCCTTCTCCCGCCTGCCGCAGGCGCCGCTGCACACCATCGACATCGCCCAGGACAAGGCGATGACCGCGGTGTCCTTCTCCATGCCCACCGGGGCGCTCGGCGAGCTGATGGGCTGCGCGCCCGACCACG harbors:
- a CDS encoding VOC family protein; this translates as MAEINSLGYVGLGVSDLEQWQWFATEILGMQVGERDAQGMSLRMDEHQQRIFLEENSADDLLVAGWELKTERALEEYVAELREKGVEVSALPADLLKRRKVEKAYACQDPNGFTHEFYFGAHVARLQEPFRSSVLKSRFVCGELGVGHILPFAKAGKGEQTLSFYKDVLKLRVSDYIREEIMPGVLVDATFFHTASGRHHSIATAENPMATKTLNHIMFQVEDIDDVGLAYDRVAAAGIPVALELGHHPNDRMFSFYARTPSGFNFEFGWGGVVIDAANWEVRSYSQLSDWGHKRNQIA
- a CDS encoding DUF1329 domain-containing protein — translated: MYKNNKARFLTCVSLLSLCIGAAHAAVSPQEAEALKGKLTPIGAERAGNADGSIPAWNGGFTEVPAGYQQGQRNVDPFAADKPLYTITAANLDQYKDKLSEGVIQLFRDNPQTFRIDVYPTRRTAAAPQWVYDNTYKNATRATLENDGLTVKGAYGGVPFPIPQSGLEVHWNHMTLWRGESTHTRYKVWTTTADGKQVLATAAVDDGQYPYYYKDGSLESTPNPNYMLAIQSTYAPAFRAGEALMVHNVLDHVKGRTLWQYLAGQRRVRRAPSINFDTPNVVASGVNFVDETFGGGGSPERYDWKLIGKREMIIPYNSNKLLANADQAVMDQRHAKPEMMRWELHRVWEVEATLKPGKRHAVPKRKYYYDEDNWGTAILDGWDAEGTLWRTALTTPFAAPDIPATVNYCTGFFHDHRTKAWVYNCALGDAGKDQYAMAERRRESYFSPESLMTQSAR
- a CDS encoding acyl-CoA dehydrogenase family protein — translated: MNQVLKKSDLQACEPIPSEAEILQRARDLIPMLLDKATSVEKNRMVSKETIQAFVDAGFFKILQPAAFGGWEMNPSVFYKVLMELGRGCCSSAWNMMILGIHQWEFGSMPEQACVDVWGEDDRAIIASSYPPFGKLEEVDGGYRISGTWKTSSGCDHGQWAFLGGLRKDANGKVIDRLSMLVPATDYEIIDDWHTFGLAGTGSKSLLVRDAFVPAHRVHSLIRYEYSERGNHYLYPFNQVFFGAVSSLIVGMAQGGVDEYIRQMSVRTNTTDGNSAALSPYVKDRLGNAVVRVRTARARLLQMMAETTEIVERRELVPTHDRVHYMLDIARVGRECEEAVMLLFKATSARGIYLDNPLQRILRDVIAAANHITQNADDTAGMLGAYLLGQQLPPMIFGLEPVSIHD
- a CDS encoding GlcG/HbpS family heme-binding protein; translated protein: MSLHPNPGASTQRLSDPLSLPAAHQAIAAALRHAEERGLRVSVAVVDAGGHLLAFSRLPQAPLHTIDIAQDKAMTAVSFSMPTGALGELMGCAPDHVRTCLLLRPRMVPMGGAFPLLVDGRLVGAIGVSGASEEQDIECATAGVRAIA
- a CDS encoding efflux RND transporter permease subunit; protein product: MAIGHSTDDFAAIASLADFDRHSGNRLERLLFNHRSLVIGVCLLLTLLFAVAATGLRLNASFLKTIPANHPFVLNFLAHADELKGSANAVRIAVAVPEGREGDIFSAEYMETLRQINDDLYLVPGVDRAFMKSLWTPLTRWQGVTEEGFDGGPVVPDGFDGSAESLAILRANVERSGEIGQLVARDLRSTIVHVPLLDIDPKTGQALDYQTLSDALEEIRSRYQAKGMDIHIIGFAKVMGDLIAGLQAVLGFFAVAVLITTAILYYFTRCWRSTLVVQGCTLVGVIWLLGCLPLLGYELNPYSILIPFLVYAIGVSHGAQKMNGIMQDVGRGTHKLIAARYTFRRLFAAGMTALLADVVGFAVLTIVDVPVIQELAIIASVGVGILVFTNLALLPIMLSYTGVSPLAAARSLKLEAGEAGGPRLLGVFERFTGPRPAALALLVALGIGLFALLVGRELKVGDLDPGAPELRADSRYNRDNQFVIGHYQASSDVFVVMVATPAGQCIDYATLRKVEELEWRLRQLPGVEGTSSIAGLARKINVGMNEGNLKWNELLPNQAMINAAAIRSPRELFNDTCDLLSVYAYLKDHKADTLSDVVAVTERFAAEYDDQRARFLLAAGNAGIESATNIVVKQANGQMLLGVYLAVTLLCFAAFRSWRAVVCAILPLILTSLLAEALMVKLGMGLKVATLPVVALGVGIGVDYALYILSVTLFWLKRGASLAEAYARALQFTGRVVVFTGLTLSLGVVTWIFSPIKFQADMGVLLTFMFLCNMLVALVLVPALACFMLRPAATVACASSQEVPA
- a CDS encoding DUF1302 domain-containing protein → MTSKKAARPVDSACAVEKAFKLSALTVAIVLLPNMSAQAFQFDTGSDIEVRWDNTLKYSNAWRIKDQHDKLVADPNLDDGDRNFDQGLISNRVDLLSELDVKYQDVGFRVSGAAWYDDVYNKDNDNDSPFTANSFSVDHDEFTDETRDLHGRDAEFLDAFAYGKFTMGEEMWGVARLGQHALLYGESLFFGNNGIAAAQQPIDAVKALSVPNSQFKELGLPVKQFSTQLQLTPNFSVGAYYQFEWERTRIPGAGSYFSPADLLDEGGERIILATVPGVGPVASFYRGKDIEARDSGQGGIQLRYRSDALDTDFGLYAVRYHDKNFQVQVRPGANVGPSQPADKQGEYMLVFPEDITAFGFSANRGIGNANVGFEASIRHDAPLVSLTVADLSAVAPVAVGDNDHNPLYAIGKTAHAQINMINVLPTGTFWDSATILAELAWNRTLSVDKNRESLDPNSTRDATAMRVVFTPTYFQVLDGLDLSVPMGFGYGIDGRSSAVGGFSQAKGGNYNIGIAGDYLKSINFSLSYNGYFGPSAPINIGGIKTYEQTNADRDFIAFSVSHTF
- a CDS encoding alpha/beta fold hydrolase encodes the protein MSIWLDFLGAEIRFVELPTYGRTRIAEAGKGKAETLILMHGIGGHLEAYAKNVVALGEHYHVIAFDYVGHGLSAKKTDIEYSIADYVEQLRELMDVLDIPQAHISGESLGGVVTGEFAVRYPQRIRRAVLNTTGGIPVVSDKGRADLKYLAELSARSFGQAPTFDSIRERMQWLLFEGNWHLLSDELIATRLAFYSSAGYQQCAPLIYSRLKRVKEGGTPDMIELEQVQCETLLLWTSHNPIHDVAAAEAALPRLPRGQLYVMKTEAGHWPQYEDPEEFNGVMLKFLASGQL
- a CDS encoding WD40/YVTN/BNR-like repeat-containing protein, translated to MKRTMIALCISLVGLVVAESNAFADTEKRPEVVRDVPDTLQQPALRSPLAARSLLNAVASAGERIVAVGARGHIVYSDDRGQSWQQAEVPVSVTLTGVCFADRDTGWAVGHRGVILKTVDGGRSWSKRFDGLQAATAIVQARELQDPERAHDARRLQMEGADKPLLDVQCLDRQRVVAVGAYGFGFVTHDGGDTWLPSLALLDGTEQRHVNVVREHGGQLYLAGELGMLLRLDSDLQQLEPLGEPYPGSFFGLVVTRSGHLLAFGLRGNLFRSGDGGASWQQVEFAGSQSLTAGVNLADGGILLVDESGAGWLSRDDGQSFRPVRPSAQFPFAGLLATSDGGSVAVGVNGVSFFEPGALR